The Sphingobacteriales bacterium nucleotide sequence TTACGTTTTTTACATCATGACCCATGTTGATGATTTCAATACCAATTGATCTTGTATTGAAACTTGAAGTAATTTCATTCCAACAACTATATCCTGCATGTGCTCCAGCTTTATTAAATGGAATCATTTGGTATATAGTTCCATCTCTGTCTATGACTAAATGTACTGATGCTTTTGTGCCAGAAAGAACATTTAATGAATCAACTAAATTACCAGCTGTGTAATGTATGATTAAGTCTTTGGGCATGTTATCTGGTGTGCCATACTCTCTTATAATACTCGCTTTTCTAGTGTGGTTGATTTTTTCTGTTGCATTTTCTGCAACTAATTTGTGATCTACGATTTTCATAATATATTGTTTTATGGATTAAGAATTATTTATACTTTCACTATATAGTATCTTTCTTTGTTTTTTGTATTTTTCCCAATCGAATTTTGTTAAATATTCAATTCCAGCTTCAACACCTTTTAAGAATAAAGCTCTTTTATTTTCTTCGTTCATATAAAAATCCAACCAATTGGCTTTAGTTTCATAGGTATTGATATTTGCAATAGAATATTCTTCGTAGAATTTGTTTTTACTTAAAAAATCTTTATCATAATTAGATTTAAGAACATTGAATATTTTGCCGATGTATTGAATTAAATTATTTATCTCTGAATTGTCTTTTTCTTTACTATCATTTATTCTTGCGCCAATTGTGGGTAATCTTGGTTCAATAATATTTGGATTGTGAAATAAACTTATTGGAAAATTTGAAATTGCGCCACCATCAATGAAAATAGCTCTTTTTTTTGATTTTTTATCTGGAACAAATAATGGTTCAAAGAAAATTGGAATTGACATAGAAGCTCTCACATATTGTGCGGGATTTGTTTCTTTTGGATTTTTCCAAAACATTGCTGCTTGTTTGGGTAGTTCAATTTTGTTTTGTGATGCTAAATCTATTGTTATAAAAGTATAGTCAGCGGAGATACCTTTTAATCCAATATTATTTTCTTTGGTGTCTTTTTCAATTTTTTCATTTGATTCATTAATATCTTTGGTGTCTTTTTCAATTTTTTTAATTGACTCACTATTATCTTCTATATTGTTGATTTTGATGTAGTTATTAAATGATGCTTGTACTTCTTTAATTCTATTTTCTATTTCATTATCACTATCTATTTTATATGCAAAACTAGTTTCTCTCAATTTGAAAGTTATTGACGTTTCATTATTCAACTTATTATTGAACGTATATTTGTAAGTATTTTCTTCTGCATTAATTTTGAATTTTGCTTTTGAATCTAAATCAGCCTGATTATTAATTTTTGCAACATCTAAATTTTCTTTAATAAATATTTCAAATTCTTCTCCTTTATTAATTCCATAATTTGCTTTTTTAAACTTAAAATACATATATCCAAACAATACTGTGACTACTAAAAATATGATGAAGAAAAATAGTAAAACTTTTGTGCAAATGATGAATATTGAAGTATGAGTGGGAAATAAAATATTAATAAAAATGATATAAATATATAGATTACTATAGTATATAAAAACCAATCATTTTTGGATATTATACTTTTTATCATTGCTCT carries:
- a CDS encoding patatin-like phospholipase family protein produces the protein MYFKFKKANYGINKGEEFEIFIKENLDVAKINNQADLDSKAKFKINAEENTYKYTFNNKLNNETSITFKLRETSFAYKIDSDNEIENRIKEVQASFNNYIKINNIEDNSESIKKIEKDTKDINESNEKIEKDTKENNIGLKGISADYTFITIDLASQNKIELPKQAAMFWKNPKETNPAQYVRASMSIPIFFEPLFVPDKKSKKRAIFIDGGAISNFPISLFHNPNIIEPRLPTIGARINDSKEKDNSEINNLIQYIGKIFNVLKSNYDKDFLSKNKFYEEYSIANINTYETKANWLDFYMNEENKRALFLKGVEAGIEYLTKFDWEKYKKQRKILYSESINNS